One Paracidovorax avenae ATCC 19860 genomic region harbors:
- a CDS encoding response regulator transcription factor codes for MRVALLSRRSAVNQFLVDLLNRGGIQAILQVSIAAFRMQARRHPPDAVILEDCGGTLAEDLGLIRSCISAHVPVLVAGSELQAGFGTALACGAVDYINLSRVGHDELKARLRGHVEAYALETARSITVDGCELDPARQCFVHRGTVVELTHRECELAWLLFSRPNQVVSSPTIVARVWGRSVESNKRTLEQHIYKLRLKLRQCGCSLHVQAAYGRGYRLMSSTEEATAAPVAQPPSMQVSRVRPAAPPVPPAMSAPMPASLAAMFSMPPLGS; via the coding sequence ATGCGAGTCGCATTGCTGTCGCGCCGTTCGGCGGTGAATCAATTCCTGGTGGATTTGTTGAATCGTGGGGGCATCCAGGCCATCTTGCAGGTCAGCATCGCTGCCTTCCGGATGCAGGCCCGTCGGCACCCGCCCGATGCGGTCATCCTGGAGGATTGCGGCGGTACGCTGGCCGAGGACCTCGGCCTGATCCGCAGCTGCATCTCGGCCCACGTGCCGGTGCTGGTGGCCGGCTCGGAGCTGCAGGCGGGCTTCGGCACGGCCCTGGCGTGCGGGGCGGTGGACTACATCAACCTGTCCCGTGTGGGCCATGACGAGCTGAAGGCGCGGCTGCGCGGGCACGTGGAGGCCTATGCGCTGGAGACCGCGCGGTCGATCACTGTGGATGGCTGCGAACTGGATCCGGCCCGCCAGTGCTTCGTCCATCGCGGCACGGTGGTCGAACTCACCCACCGCGAATGCGAACTCGCCTGGCTGCTGTTCTCGCGGCCCAACCAGGTGGTGTCCTCCCCCACCATCGTGGCCCGGGTCTGGGGGCGGTCGGTCGAATCCAACAAGCGCACGCTGGAGCAGCACATCTACAAGCTGCGCCTGAAGCTGCGCCAGTGCGGATGCAGCCTGCATGTGCAGGCCGCGTACGGCCGGGGCTACCGCCTCATGTCGTCCACCGAGGAAGCCACCGCCGCTCCGGTCGCGCAACCCCCCAGCATGCAGGTGTCCCGGGTCCGGCCTGCGGCGCCCCCGGTGCCCCCGGCCATGTCCGCCCCCATGCCGGCATCCCTGGCGGCGATGTTCTCCATGCCGCCGCTGGGCAGCTGA
- the sctS gene encoding type III secretion system export apparatus subunit SctS — translation MNHDNIVQLTSEALMLCLLLSLPAVAVAAIVGLLVALVQAVTSLQDQSISQGIKLICVTVTVAVSAPWVGSTVLQFSQRLLTAVFTP, via the coding sequence ATGAACCACGACAACATCGTCCAGCTCACCTCCGAGGCCCTCATGCTGTGCCTGCTGCTGTCGCTGCCGGCCGTGGCCGTCGCGGCGATCGTCGGCCTGCTCGTGGCGCTGGTGCAGGCCGTCACCTCGCTGCAGGACCAGTCGATCTCGCAAGGCATCAAGCTCATCTGCGTGACGGTCACCGTCGCCGTGAGCGCCCCCTGGGTGGGCAGCACCGTGCTGCAGTTCTCGCAACGGCTTCTCACGGCCGTCTTCACGCCATGA